The following is a genomic window from Haloterrigena salifodinae.
TCGGTTTCAGGCAGGTCTCATTTCGTGCAGTCCGAATCACGCTTGCAGTAGACAGCAGTGTACGCTTTTCCCTCAACCACAATTATTCGATATGGCCAGTGACGGAGAGACGTGGTTCGGGTTACACGAACGAGTGAAACCGCTCGTTCGAGCGGGCATCGTCCTCGGAATCGGGCTGGGCGGCTTCTTCGACGGGATTGTCCTCCACCAGCTCCTGCAGTGGCACCACATGCTGTCGGCCCGGACGGATCCGACGGTCCTCAGCGATCTGCGACTGAACGTAGTCGCCGACGGCCTCTTCCACGTCGGCACCTACCTCTTCACGATCGCGGGGATCGCCCTCTTGGTTCGCGCGTGGCGACGGTCGGACGTTCCGCCGTCGAGACGAGC
Proteins encoded in this region:
- a CDS encoding DUF2243 domain-containing protein, coding for MASDGETWFGLHERVKPLVRAGIVLGIGLGGFFDGIVLHQLLQWHHMLSARTDPTVLSDLRLNVVADGLFHVGTYLFTIAGIALLVRAWRRSDVPPSRRALLGATIVGWGVFNLLEGLVNHQLLGIHHVWPAGPGSVLLWDVGFLLSGVVFVVGGYAVIRLDGRIVSGTRGERTTDDRPT